Proteins encoded together in one Microbacterium sp. zg-Y625 window:
- a CDS encoding aldo/keto reductase has translation MLTIPTVTLNDDTAFPELGLGTYNLRGDDGVEAMVAAIDSGYRLLDSAVNYQNETEVGEAVRRSGIRDELIVTTKLPGRDHGYDKTLASAAGSLERLGLDRIDLYLIHWPNPSVDQYVDSWRAMIELRERGTVQSIGVSNFTQQMLERLVDETGVVPAVNQVELHPYFPQAELRAFHEAQGIRTESWSPLARRSELLAEPVLADIAAAHGVTPTQAVLRWHTQIGSTPIPKSASAERQRENADVFGFALTDDEIAALSALERGRLWDGDPETHEEM, from the coding sequence ATGCTCACGATTCCCACGGTCACCCTCAACGACGACACGGCCTTCCCCGAGCTCGGACTCGGCACCTACAACCTGCGCGGCGACGACGGCGTCGAGGCCATGGTCGCGGCGATCGACAGCGGCTACCGGCTGCTGGACTCGGCGGTGAACTACCAGAACGAGACCGAGGTGGGCGAGGCGGTGCGCCGCAGCGGCATCCGCGACGAGCTCATCGTCACCACGAAGCTCCCCGGACGGGACCACGGCTACGACAAGACCCTCGCCAGCGCCGCCGGCTCGCTCGAGCGTCTGGGGCTGGACCGCATCGACCTCTACCTCATCCACTGGCCGAACCCCTCGGTGGATCAGTACGTCGACAGCTGGCGGGCGATGATCGAGCTGCGCGAGCGCGGCACGGTGCAGAGCATCGGCGTCTCGAACTTCACGCAGCAGATGCTCGAACGACTGGTCGACGAGACCGGCGTCGTGCCGGCGGTGAACCAGGTGGAGCTTCACCCCTACTTCCCCCAGGCCGAGCTGCGGGCGTTCCACGAAGCGCAGGGCATCCGCACCGAGAGCTGGAGCCCGCTCGCCCGGCGCAGCGAGCTGCTGGCGGAGCCGGTGCTCGCCGACATCGCCGCCGCGCACGGGGTCACCCCGACGCAGGCGGTGCTGCGGTGGCACACGCAGATCGGGTCCACCCCCATCCCGAAGTCCGCGAGCGCCGAGCGCCAGCGCGAGAACGCCGATGTCTTCGGCTTCGCGCTGACCGACGACGAGATCGCGGCCCTGAGCGCGTTGGAGCGGGGACGTCTCTGGGACGGTGACCCCGAGACCCACGAGGAGATGTGA
- a CDS encoding Cof-type HAD-IIB family hydrolase, whose translation MTTPDIRLIAVDMDGTLLDPAGRIPDGLWPLLDRLRERGIAFAPASGRQLATLQRSFGEAGRDLDYIAENGAYVVREGVEVSSDALDPAFVRDLILRMRRLVADGALHAGVVVCGKESAYIEDTDPRFLAEVEKYYARLSVVDDVLAQQDQVLKLAIYDHDGGETHTAPALDDLRRTHQVVVSGAHWIDIMNAGVNKGVALRNLQRALGITPAQTVAFGDYLNDLELLQAADWSYAMADAHPDVAAIARHRAPSNAEFGVITTIETLLEFPGRPA comes from the coding sequence GTGACGACTCCCGACATCCGCCTCATCGCCGTCGACATGGACGGCACGCTGCTCGATCCCGCCGGACGCATCCCCGACGGGCTCTGGCCGCTGCTGGACAGGCTGCGCGAGCGCGGCATCGCGTTCGCGCCGGCCAGCGGTCGGCAGCTGGCGACCCTGCAGCGCTCCTTCGGCGAAGCGGGCCGTGACCTCGACTACATCGCCGAGAACGGCGCCTACGTCGTGCGGGAGGGCGTCGAGGTGAGCTCCGACGCCCTCGACCCCGCGTTCGTGCGGGACCTGATCCTGCGGATGCGTCGTCTCGTCGCCGATGGTGCGCTGCACGCCGGCGTCGTGGTGTGCGGCAAGGAGTCGGCGTACATCGAAGACACCGATCCACGGTTCCTCGCCGAGGTGGAGAAGTACTACGCGCGGCTGAGCGTCGTCGACGACGTGCTCGCCCAGCAGGACCAGGTGCTGAAGCTCGCGATCTACGACCACGACGGCGGCGAGACGCACACCGCGCCCGCGCTCGACGACCTGCGCCGGACCCACCAGGTGGTCGTCTCAGGCGCGCACTGGATCGACATCATGAACGCCGGAGTGAACAAGGGCGTCGCGCTGCGGAATCTGCAACGCGCTCTCGGGATCACTCCCGCCCAGACCGTCGCGTTCGGCGACTACCTCAACGACCTCGAGCTGCTGCAGGCGGCGGACTGGTCGTATGCGATGGCGGACGCGCACCCCGACGTGGCGGCGATCGCCCGCCATCGCGCGCCGTCCAACGCCGAGTTCGGCGTGATCACGACGATCGAGACACTGCTGGAGTTCCCTGGCCGACCCGCGTGA
- a CDS encoding sensor histidine kinase, whose protein sequence is MTSTPAPAATAPTAPRPSARRLLGALAQLAAMAVAGTVLFTMLSVLLSIGLSLLLVIGIGILFLIAFVYVLYATAWLEYARAEGLYGYGLPALRTRRMTRPGFGGWLRMVWQQFTDGPMWRGVAGAALATLLGSMVIVLASTIATGVGLLVSPLFGAEVIPSPWFGLMLEPGWAALVGGIAVLVSAALLFGIAVLDGVLTRAILVPSREAVLAQQAATSDVQRAGAVRASEVERTRIERDLHDGVQPRLVSVGMTLGLAQQKIDSDPDAARDLIAEAHTSTKAAITELRQLARGIHASVLDDRGLDAALSALAARSHVPVHLDVRVEGRCTREAEAAVYFAIAESLTNAAKHSRAAECRVIVRRRDDGTLWARVEDNGTGGARVIPGGGLDGIHNRIIAARGTVRLDSPVGGPTSLEVSVPCAS, encoded by the coding sequence ATGACCTCAACCCCCGCACCCGCCGCCACGGCCCCGACCGCGCCGCGCCCGTCCGCGCGGCGCCTCCTCGGCGCCCTGGCGCAGCTGGCGGCCATGGCCGTCGCCGGGACCGTCCTGTTCACGATGCTCAGCGTGCTGCTGAGCATCGGGCTGAGCCTGCTGCTCGTCATCGGCATCGGCATCCTCTTCCTCATCGCCTTCGTCTACGTGCTCTATGCCACCGCGTGGCTGGAGTACGCCCGCGCCGAGGGGCTCTACGGCTACGGACTGCCGGCGCTGCGGACGCGTCGGATGACGCGCCCCGGCTTCGGCGGCTGGCTGCGCATGGTGTGGCAGCAGTTCACCGATGGCCCGATGTGGCGTGGCGTCGCCGGTGCGGCCCTCGCGACCCTGCTCGGGTCGATGGTCATCGTGCTGGCCTCGACCATCGCCACCGGTGTGGGGCTGCTGGTCTCCCCCCTCTTCGGCGCCGAGGTGATCCCCTCCCCCTGGTTCGGCCTCATGCTCGAGCCGGGCTGGGCGGCGCTCGTCGGCGGCATCGCCGTGCTGGTCAGCGCTGCACTGCTGTTCGGCATCGCGGTGCTCGACGGCGTGCTCACCCGCGCCATCCTCGTGCCGTCGCGCGAAGCGGTGCTCGCCCAGCAAGCCGCCACGTCCGACGTGCAGCGCGCCGGCGCCGTGCGTGCCAGCGAGGTGGAGCGCACCCGCATCGAACGCGACCTCCACGACGGCGTGCAGCCGCGGCTCGTCTCGGTCGGCATGACACTGGGACTCGCGCAGCAGAAGATCGACAGCGATCCGGATGCCGCGCGCGACCTCATCGCCGAGGCGCACACCTCCACGAAGGCCGCGATCACAGAGTTGCGCCAGCTGGCGCGCGGCATCCACGCCTCGGTGCTCGACGACCGCGGGCTCGACGCCGCACTTTCGGCCCTCGCCGCCCGATCGCACGTTCCCGTGCACCTGGACGTGCGGGTCGAGGGTCGCTGCACCCGCGAGGCGGAAGCCGCCGTGTACTTCGCCATCGCGGAGTCGCTCACCAACGCCGCCAAGCACTCCCGGGCGGCCGAATGCCGCGTGATCGTGCGACGCCGCGACGACGGCACCCTCTGGGCGCGCGTCGAGGACAACGGCACCGGCGGCGCCCGCGTGATCCCCGGCGGAGGTCTCGACGGCATCCACAACCGCATCATCGCCGCCCGCGGCACCGTGCGTCTCGACAGCCCCGTCGGGGGACCGACCTCTCTGGAAGTGAGCGTGCCGTGCGCATCCTGA
- a CDS encoding response regulator transcription factor, producing the protein MRILICEDSALLREGLVRLLEDAGHSVVAALPDAQDLQAVVAETAPDLCILDVRLPPTYTDEGIRAALALRAEHPHLPVLVLSQYVEERYASELIAGRGGALGYLLKDRVADVADFVETVAQIGAGGTVFDPEVVSQLLARRTRDDRMARLTDRERTVLALIAEGKSNQAIARALHVSEASVEKYITSLFQKLNLEQDESGNRRVLAALAHLEHGGDLPQTGASR; encoded by the coding sequence GTGCGCATCCTGATCTGCGAAGACTCCGCGCTGCTGCGCGAAGGGCTCGTGCGCCTGCTCGAAGACGCCGGTCACAGCGTGGTCGCCGCCCTGCCGGACGCGCAGGACCTGCAGGCGGTGGTCGCCGAGACCGCCCCCGACCTCTGCATCCTGGACGTGCGACTGCCGCCCACCTACACCGACGAAGGCATCCGGGCGGCGCTCGCGCTGCGGGCGGAGCACCCGCACCTGCCCGTGCTGGTGCTCAGCCAGTACGTCGAGGAGCGGTACGCGTCGGAACTGATCGCCGGCCGCGGCGGCGCCCTGGGGTACCTCCTCAAGGACCGCGTCGCGGATGTCGCCGACTTCGTCGAGACCGTCGCCCAGATCGGCGCGGGCGGCACGGTGTTCGACCCCGAAGTCGTCTCACAGCTGCTCGCCCGGCGCACCCGCGACGACCGCATGGCCCGGCTGACCGACCGCGAGCGCACCGTGCTCGCCCTGATCGCCGAAGGCAAGTCGAACCAGGCGATCGCCCGCGCACTGCACGTCAGCGAGGCGAGCGTGGAGAAGTACATCACCTCCCTCTTCCAGAAACTCAACCTCGAGCAGGACGAGTCGGGCAACCGGCGCGTGCTGGCAGCGCTCGCACATCTCGAGCACGGCGGCGACCTGCCGCAGACAGGAGCATCACGATGA
- the pgi gene encoding glucose-6-phosphate isomerase — translation MTAPIDATSTSAWNELVALRDGFSPDLRGWFADDPRRAERLSLPVGDLHVDLSKNLVTDEILAALVRLAEQTGVAERYAAMLAGEHINTTEDRAVLHTALRRPAGASPALVVDGQDVDHDVHEVLDAVSAFAERVRSGEWVGVTGKKVQTIVNIGIGGSDLGPVMVSEALQPYADAGIHARFVSNIDPTDIAQKTADLDPETTLFIVASKTFTTLETLTNARLARDWLWRGLAQTGAIDDSDAARTDAVAHHFVAVSTALDKVAAFGIDPANAFGFWDWVGGRYSVDSAIGLSLAIELGADVFRQMLAGFHDVDEHVRSTPLERNVPVLMGLLNVWYSNFLGSQSHAVLPYAQQLHRFAAYLQQLTMESNGKSVRWDGTPVTTDTGEVFWGEPGTNGQHAFYQLIHQGTRLIPADFIAFANPAYPLTDDGRDVHGLFLANFLAQTKALAFGKTAAEVEAEGTTGPLVAARTFPGNRPTTSIFAPALTPRVLGQLIALYEHITFTQGVIWGINSFDQWGVELGKQLATQIAPAIEGDADALAAQDASTRALLEYYRAHREY, via the coding sequence GTGACTGCGCCGATCGATGCCACCTCCACCTCTGCCTGGAACGAACTCGTCGCCCTCCGCGACGGCTTCTCCCCCGACCTGCGGGGCTGGTTCGCCGACGACCCCCGCCGCGCCGAGCGGCTCAGCCTGCCGGTGGGCGACCTGCACGTCGACCTGTCGAAGAACCTCGTCACCGACGAGATCCTCGCCGCCCTCGTGCGACTGGCCGAGCAGACCGGCGTCGCCGAGCGCTACGCGGCGATGCTGGCCGGCGAGCACATCAACACCACCGAGGACCGCGCGGTGCTGCACACCGCTCTCCGCCGCCCCGCCGGCGCCTCGCCCGCGCTCGTCGTCGACGGCCAGGACGTCGACCACGACGTGCACGAGGTGCTCGACGCCGTGAGCGCGTTCGCCGAGCGGGTGCGTTCGGGCGAATGGGTGGGCGTCACCGGCAAGAAGGTGCAGACCATCGTCAACATCGGCATCGGCGGGTCGGACCTCGGCCCGGTGATGGTGTCCGAGGCGCTGCAGCCGTACGCGGATGCCGGCATCCACGCCCGGTTCGTGTCGAACATCGACCCCACCGACATCGCGCAGAAGACCGCCGACCTCGACCCCGAGACGACGCTGTTCATCGTGGCATCCAAGACGTTCACGACGCTCGAGACGCTGACGAACGCCCGCCTCGCGCGCGACTGGCTGTGGCGGGGCCTCGCGCAGACGGGCGCGATCGACGACTCGGATGCCGCCCGCACCGACGCCGTCGCCCACCACTTCGTGGCCGTCTCGACGGCGCTCGACAAGGTGGCCGCCTTCGGCATCGACCCCGCCAACGCCTTCGGGTTCTGGGACTGGGTGGGCGGCCGGTACTCCGTCGACTCCGCGATCGGACTGTCGCTGGCGATCGAGCTCGGGGCCGACGTCTTCCGGCAGATGCTCGCGGGCTTCCACGATGTCGACGAGCACGTGCGCTCCACGCCGCTCGAGCGGAACGTCCCCGTGCTGATGGGGCTGCTGAACGTCTGGTACTCGAACTTCCTCGGCTCGCAGTCCCACGCGGTGCTGCCCTACGCGCAGCAGCTGCACCGGTTCGCGGCGTACCTGCAGCAGCTGACGATGGAATCCAACGGCAAGTCGGTGCGCTGGGACGGCACGCCCGTCACCACCGACACCGGCGAGGTGTTCTGGGGCGAGCCCGGCACCAACGGACAGCACGCTTTCTACCAGCTGATCCACCAGGGGACCCGGCTGATCCCGGCGGACTTCATCGCCTTCGCGAACCCCGCCTACCCGCTCACCGACGACGGTCGCGATGTGCACGGGCTGTTCCTGGCGAACTTCCTCGCGCAGACCAAGGCTCTGGCGTTCGGCAAGACGGCCGCCGAGGTCGAGGCCGAGGGGACCACGGGGCCGCTCGTCGCAGCGCGCACCTTCCCCGGCAACCGGCCGACCACGTCGATCTTCGCGCCGGCGCTCACCCCGCGGGTGCTGGGTCAGCTGATCGCCCTGTACGAGCACATCACCTTCACGCAGGGCGTGATCTGGGGCATCAACTCCTTCGACCAGTGGGGTGTGGAGCTCGGCAAGCAGCTGGCCACCCAGATCGCACCGGCGATCGAGGGCGACGCCGACGCGCTCGCGGCGCAGGATGCCTCGACCCGCGCGCTGCTGGAGTACTACCGGGCCCACCGCGAGTACTGA
- a CDS encoding S9 family peptidase, whose product MPTTPFHALDDYIALPRIEALALSPDGTRAVLTVATLTKDATGYERSLWQVPANGDGAPRRLTRSAKGESGAVFLPGGDLLFVSARPDTEAADAEDAGQLWLLPAAGGEARPVTRLTGGVSDIAAVADAAERLVLAAALLPSAETLEDDARLRAERTKRKVSAILHDTYPVRHWDHDLGPAEPHLLALDLADLADTLAAVADEADAVGADAADPGTTDAAATQPYPASLPRPVDLTPRPGRTADTAGTALTPDGATLVAAMHVAEGLTGRYRLVSIDVATGAHTVLRDEEGVDLEAPAISHDGATLAYVRTVKTTPAGPTEQELWVSGLDGSSPRRIAAEWDRWPSGIQFDHDDQALIVTADSDGRGPVFRVPLDGGGVEQITRDDFTYTHVRVDLRTGDLVALRSSWVAPSHPVRIARDGAVTPLASPAPLPTVPATMTEVDTTAADGARVRGWLLLPEGASAAKPAPLLLWIHGGPLNSWNAWSWRWNPNLAVARGYAVLLPDPALSTGYGLDFIARGWNSWGAAPYTDLMAITDAVEARPDIDETRTAAMGGSFGGYMANWVAGHTDRFRAIVTHASLWALDQFAGTTDHAGYWKSIFTTEAMAENSPHRAVADIRTPLLVIHGDRDYRVPIGESLRLWAELMEHHGGSDGSTVHRFLYFPDENHWVLKPQHAVVWYDTVFAFLGEHLLGEEPTRPAGLG is encoded by the coding sequence ATGCCGACGACGCCGTTCCACGCCCTTGACGACTACATCGCCCTCCCGCGGATCGAAGCGCTGGCGCTGTCTCCGGACGGCACCCGGGCGGTCCTGACCGTCGCGACCCTGACGAAGGATGCCACGGGCTACGAGCGCTCCCTCTGGCAGGTCCCCGCGAACGGCGACGGCGCACCGCGCCGCCTCACCCGGTCGGCGAAGGGCGAGTCCGGGGCCGTCTTCCTCCCCGGCGGCGACCTGCTCTTCGTCTCGGCGCGACCCGACACCGAGGCCGCGGACGCAGAGGACGCCGGCCAGCTGTGGCTCCTCCCGGCCGCCGGCGGCGAGGCGCGCCCCGTCACCCGGCTCACGGGCGGCGTCTCGGACATCGCCGCCGTCGCCGACGCGGCCGAACGCCTCGTTCTCGCCGCTGCACTGCTGCCGTCGGCCGAGACCCTCGAGGACGATGCGCGCCTGCGGGCCGAGCGCACCAAGCGCAAGGTGTCGGCGATCCTCCACGACACCTACCCGGTGCGGCACTGGGATCACGATCTCGGCCCCGCCGAGCCCCACCTGCTCGCGCTCGATCTCGCCGATCTCGCCGACACCCTGGCCGCCGTGGCCGACGAAGCCGATGCGGTCGGCGCTGACGCGGCGGACCCCGGCACGACGGATGCCGCGGCGACGCAGCCCTACCCCGCCTCGCTGCCCCGCCCCGTCGACCTCACGCCGCGTCCCGGTCGCACCGCCGACACCGCCGGCACCGCCCTCACCCCCGACGGTGCCACCCTGGTCGCCGCGATGCATGTCGCCGAGGGCCTCACCGGCCGCTACCGGCTGGTCTCTATCGACGTCGCCACCGGCGCGCACACGGTGCTGCGCGACGAGGAGGGCGTGGATCTCGAAGCGCCCGCGATCAGCCACGACGGCGCCACGCTGGCGTACGTGCGCACCGTGAAGACCACGCCGGCGGGTCCCACTGAACAGGAGCTGTGGGTGAGCGGCCTCGACGGCTCCTCGCCGCGCCGCATCGCGGCGGAGTGGGACCGGTGGCCCAGTGGCATCCAGTTCGATCACGACGACCAGGCGCTCATCGTGACCGCCGACTCCGACGGGCGTGGTCCGGTGTTCCGGGTTCCGCTGGACGGCGGCGGAGTGGAGCAGATCACCCGCGACGACTTCACCTACACGCACGTGCGCGTCGATCTGCGCACCGGCGACCTCGTCGCGCTGCGGTCGTCGTGGGTGGCGCCGTCGCATCCGGTGCGGATCGCGCGCGACGGGGCGGTCACGCCCCTCGCCTCGCCCGCGCCGCTGCCGACGGTGCCGGCGACGATGACCGAGGTCGACACCACCGCCGCGGACGGTGCGCGCGTGCGCGGCTGGCTGCTGCTGCCCGAGGGTGCCTCGGCCGCGAAGCCGGCGCCCCTGCTGCTGTGGATCCACGGCGGACCGCTGAACAGCTGGAACGCGTGGAGCTGGCGCTGGAACCCCAACCTCGCCGTCGCTCGCGGCTACGCCGTGCTGCTGCCCGACCCGGCCCTGTCGACCGGCTACGGGCTGGACTTCATCGCGCGCGGCTGGAACAGCTGGGGCGCGGCGCCCTACACCGACCTCATGGCGATCACGGATGCCGTCGAGGCGCGACCCGACATCGACGAGACCCGCACGGCGGCCATGGGCGGATCGTTCGGCGGGTACATGGCCAACTGGGTCGCCGGACACACCGACCGGTTCCGGGCGATCGTGACGCACGCGAGCCTGTGGGCCCTGGACCAGTTCGCCGGCACCACCGACCACGCCGGCTACTGGAAGAGCATCTTCACGACCGAGGCGATGGCCGAGAACTCACCGCATCGCGCCGTCGCCGACATCCGCACGCCGCTGCTGGTCATCCACGGCGACCGCGATTACCGCGTGCCGATCGGCGAGAGCCTGCGGCTGTGGGCCGAGCTCATGGAGCACCACGGCGGCTCGGACGGCAGCACCGTGCACCGGTTCCTTTACTTCCCCGACGAGAACCACTGGGTGCTCAAGCCCCAGCACGCGGTGGTCTGGTACGACACCGTCTTCGCGTTCCTCGGCGAGCACCTGCTCGGGGAGGAGCCGACCCGGCCCGCCGGTCTCGGCTGA
- a CDS encoding DsbA family protein, producing the protein MNRYRSLTVLAIVAASALTLSACASADSAPAEPADSTTPAAATAPADGIVVGDGPVSVELWTDVSCPYCAALDEQTGDDIAAWVDDGTITFTLHPMNYVSAKRGDTTDYSTRGANLLALTAQAGELEAVLPLYALLQEHQVDADGAPTDADLLAYAAEAGVAADLTAGVEQLALADWVEESNDHWVGEVVGSDTPVDHVPLLVIDGQTFEMRGDGTDAARLRDAVEAARG; encoded by the coding sequence GTGAACCGGTATCGCTCCCTCACCGTCCTCGCGATCGTCGCGGCATCCGCACTCACCCTCTCCGCGTGCGCGAGCGCCGACAGCGCACCCGCCGAGCCCGCCGACAGCACCACGCCCGCAGCCGCGACGGCACCCGCCGACGGAATCGTCGTCGGCGACGGCCCGGTGTCCGTGGAGCTGTGGACGGACGTGTCGTGCCCGTACTGCGCCGCCCTCGACGAGCAGACCGGCGACGACATCGCGGCGTGGGTGGACGACGGCACGATCACCTTCACGCTGCATCCGATGAACTACGTCAGCGCGAAGCGCGGCGACACCACCGACTACTCCACCCGTGGCGCCAACCTGCTCGCTCTCACCGCACAGGCCGGCGAGCTCGAGGCGGTGCTTCCCCTGTACGCCCTGCTGCAGGAGCACCAGGTGGATGCCGACGGTGCGCCGACCGACGCCGACCTGCTGGCCTACGCCGCCGAGGCGGGTGTCGCGGCGGACCTCACCGCCGGCGTGGAGCAGCTCGCCCTGGCCGACTGGGTGGAGGAGAGCAACGATCACTGGGTCGGCGAGGTCGTCGGCTCCGACACCCCCGTCGACCACGTTCCCCTGCTCGTGATCGATGGCCAGACCTTCGAGATGCGCGGCGACGGCACGGATGCCGCGCGCCTGCGCGACGCCGTCGAGGCAGCCCGCGGCTGA
- a CDS encoding winged helix-turn-helix domain-containing protein: MVDDGGAGRGAVMTSAMLKAMSHPLRRRIMKVLAARDYARAADIAADLDVPANSVSFHLRSLADAGLVVEAPEQARDRRDRVWTAVKGGFDLGSPEHPVEDEALGGTLLAALAQEHAAMLRRVVAWAPEYTAGRSSGVHGTFARYMVHLTEAEFLALSERINRVIDEAREAHDVASADSRVWELDVLAADDII; encoded by the coding sequence ATGGTCGACGACGGCGGGGCGGGGCGCGGTGCGGTGATGACCTCCGCCATGCTCAAGGCGATGTCACACCCCCTGCGGCGTCGCATCATGAAGGTGCTGGCGGCGCGCGACTACGCACGGGCGGCCGACATCGCCGCCGACCTCGACGTGCCCGCGAACAGCGTCAGCTTCCACCTGCGGTCGCTGGCCGACGCGGGGCTCGTCGTCGAGGCGCCCGAGCAGGCGCGTGATCGCCGCGACCGGGTGTGGACAGCGGTGAAGGGCGGTTTCGACCTCGGCAGCCCGGAGCATCCGGTCGAGGATGAGGCGCTCGGCGGAACGCTCCTGGCCGCGCTCGCGCAGGAGCACGCCGCCATGCTGCGGCGCGTGGTCGCCTGGGCACCGGAGTACACCGCGGGGCGCAGTTCCGGCGTGCACGGGACCTTCGCTCGCTACATGGTGCATCTGACCGAGGCGGAGTTCCTCGCCCTGTCCGAGCGGATCAACCGCGTGATCGACGAGGCCCGCGAGGCGCACGACGTCGCGAGCGCCGATTCCCGCGTGTGGGAACTCGACGTCCTCGCCGCCGACGACATCATCTGA
- a CDS encoding MFS transporter — protein sequence MTTTTTASSESLWRNRRYLTWLASDTSKGLADALFAFALPLLTLIVTDDPAQAGIVGAVGGAVLAVTTLYGGVLADRHPRIGLMILGSTIGVVLSLAFTVLASGGSLTFATLLVLTLLLGARGGLFDMAGESAIKQIVPDAAMGRAQAANQARDAALQLAGGPLGGALLAVGGWLIGAVMMLAHLIAAITAWMLRHTRPVAHPSPAAATDAVVEAVPATTAQKKTSAVAEIRTAFAWLFAREDLRAVLFISTIINLGFNAGLTTVLYAMQQAGHSPAVIGWLSAGAGVAMLVGAVAAPTLVPRVRAGVLAIAGLAVATAGVAVLSQLESVWSIVGVLAASVLLLPALNAALMGYSMVAVPSELLGRVNSASTVLAIGAMPLAPLIAGFGLTWAGREGTLLCCAALCAVATAMAVASRGLRSIPTESGWAAHAALFETGA from the coding sequence ATGACGACGACCACGACCGCATCCTCCGAGAGCCTCTGGCGCAACCGCCGCTACCTCACCTGGCTCGCCAGCGACACGAGCAAGGGGTTGGCCGACGCGCTGTTCGCCTTCGCGCTGCCGCTGCTCACCCTGATCGTCACCGACGATCCCGCCCAGGCCGGGATCGTCGGCGCGGTCGGCGGCGCGGTGCTCGCGGTCACGACGCTGTACGGCGGGGTGCTCGCCGACCGGCATCCGCGCATCGGACTGATGATCCTCGGTTCCACCATCGGCGTGGTGCTGTCGCTGGCGTTCACCGTGCTCGCGTCCGGCGGGTCGCTCACGTTCGCCACCCTGCTGGTGCTCACGCTTCTGCTCGGCGCCCGCGGGGGCCTCTTCGACATGGCCGGCGAGAGCGCGATCAAGCAGATCGTCCCCGACGCCGCCATGGGGCGCGCACAGGCGGCGAATCAGGCGCGGGATGCCGCACTGCAACTGGCCGGCGGGCCGCTCGGCGGGGCGCTGCTGGCCGTCGGCGGCTGGCTGATCGGCGCCGTCATGATGCTCGCCCACCTGATCGCCGCGATCACGGCATGGATGCTGCGCCACACGCGGCCCGTCGCGCACCCCTCCCCCGCGGCGGCCACCGACGCCGTTGTGGAGGCCGTGCCCGCCACCACGGCGCAGAAGAAGACGAGCGCTGTCGCCGAGATACGCACCGCCTTCGCGTGGCTCTTCGCCCGCGAGGATCTGCGCGCGGTCCTCTTCATCTCCACGATCATCAACCTCGGATTCAACGCGGGCCTCACGACCGTGCTGTATGCGATGCAGCAGGCTGGACACTCCCCTGCCGTCATCGGCTGGCTGTCCGCCGGGGCCGGCGTGGCGATGCTGGTGGGGGCGGTGGCCGCGCCCACCCTCGTCCCGCGCGTGCGAGCCGGCGTGCTCGCGATCGCCGGGCTCGCCGTCGCGACCGCCGGCGTGGCGGTGCTGTCTCAGCTGGAATCGGTGTGGTCGATCGTCGGCGTCCTCGCCGCGTCGGTGCTGTTGCTGCCGGCGCTCAACGCGGCGCTGATGGGCTACTCCATGGTCGCGGTTCCGAGCGAGCTGCTGGGCCGGGTGAACAGCGCGAGCACGGTGCTGGCGATCGGCGCGATGCCGCTGGCACCCCTGATCGCGGGATTCGGTCTCACCTGGGCCGGCCGCGAGGGCACGTTGCTCTGCTGCGCCGCGCTGTGCGCGGTAGCGACGGCCATGGCGGTCGCCAGCCGCGGCCTGCGCTCGATCCCCACCGAGTCGGGCTGGGCTGCGCACGCCGCCCTGTTCGAAACAGGCGCCTAG